Genomic segment of Apium graveolens cultivar Ventura chromosome 7, ASM990537v1, whole genome shotgun sequence:
tataaaatgttctatcttaataatatataagtgtttgatttccAAAGTGCgaaataagaagttagtaaaattaaaacacaagtaattaaaaacacaagtctttaaaaactttctggtggatttgaatgcatccaccagagatatatattatatcaagagaactctgtgtagcaagattagctcacagctgcttacaaatatgaacaactaagtttacggagaaatgctaaggatgcagcttacaattgtttctctgatataatgttcttagtcttgttcttgttgttctatttgctacttcttggtttatatatcaccaagattacaaagtaataagacaagataataaaacaaaacctatcaagtctaatactatgctgcttcattactctattccagcatctttgaatatcttcataatagcatggaaatggcaatgcttctttgttctctaaaacccagttgaataggcttccacattccttttgcatacactcgacgcatgtgactgtgttgtcactgtcaacagatgtttgaattgattatccgtcgggtacatgatcatccgtcaggttgccttgttgatcatccatcgagtggcattgttgtttatccgtcgggtagctatctggcacttgacttcatttcctttatgcagaattacaagacatcatctatgtacaattaatcaacctattcttcatatctaattaaattcaacatgacttgagtgctactacataATCTAAACAAGATGTATGCAGGAAtttgctacagactcattattacacaagctactcactcaatggataataaatcatcatccgtcgggactatattgagtcatccgtcaggactatattccttatctttcgagtgctacatttttcactaagtaaaatctactaaggtattttgttaatgaaatcatcaagttcacaacatatccacaacaatctcccccaatcgtctactagaattgtagccataaattaagagaaacttgatgataacagaacaccctaaaaatacaacttaaaaagtaagtagataaaactgtaaagtgcttcaaataacaaaatgcacaaagattagctcacaatcattttcaaggtgctcctctagcctgagcagattaatctaattccttgaagatctagatctctttccaagctttctgttattttttaAAGACCATGTTTTACTATTAATGACCGAATATTGGTCGTTGGTCATTTTAGTTATTCGTAATAGGCTAGAAAAGTATTACCCATAGACGATGATGTGTCATTGCCATATTTTCTGGACTGTTTATCTATCTTCTGGTGAACAACGTTACATTGACACGTGGATGTAGTCTTCAGTCTACACGGATTTCGACAAAAAAGGTGAACAACGACCAAATTTTAAACGATCGTCGTTATTGATGGCGACAAACAATTTTTATTGAATTTCAATCATTTTTTATATCTGTTGATACCATATTTTATGTCTTATTTAGTATGCATTATTGCTTAGAACTAGCTCTATAGCCCGTGCAAGGCACGGGAACGATCTACAtcaattattataaaattttatgcatatttgtgaaataaaatataaaaactgTTCCGGGAAGTTATTTTTGTCCCTGTACAGTCTTTGCTGTAAGGATGAGTTTTTTTTTTGTCTTTGTATTTTATAGCCGATATGAGACACAAACATTTTCAAAACTTTTTATGTTAATGAAATGTGTACATGTTTTAGAATTGAAAAATATGGCACAATGTGAGTTGCACTTCTTTTCAATTTTATATTTTCATAAAAATATACTTGAAAgtgtttaaaattttaaaattccaTAATTGTTATCGTATGACATGAAAATTCATTATTTGACAAGATCATGTTAATCGATTAGGAAAAAATACAATTCATTTGTGTTAGTTACCTTCATTtcttatatattgtatatatgtatgtatgtgtatatgtatgtatgtatatatatagatgtatGTATTTGAATGTTAAATGTGTGAAAATGAGTTATACGATTATTGATTTAGCACAAGAGTACATGTGTGTTACATTTGTGTTGTAAACTTATAATCCAAGTGTTATACGTATCTAAATAAGAATACGATATTTGTTTTTCGTTCAAATTAATGTTTCTTGAAATTtaattgaaataattaaaatgAGACATACGACATATTAAATGCGAAAAATAATAGATATATAacattataataatattaaaattttagtCTATACTTGTAAAAGTATATATGTAATTATAAGTATAAGTTCTTAATATATAATAATGGAGTagtattaaatatataattattagtACTTAATGAGCTAGATGtaattaatatatgttattaagtttattatttattaatacaTATTCATGAGGGGTAGTTAAGTAATTTCAAATGATTAAATTATCTCAATGAACCCCCTaattgctctattatatatatataatagatgcACTATTGATATGCGTTTTCGACTTGACTGCTGCAACAAAAAAAATGTTTCTTTGAACATGTTGGTGGCCCAATTATTGGGTCGAATAAGAAAAAAAGACAGTTTAAAATACACGTTAATTTGGATCTTCTAGTTTCTCAGCGTTAACAAAGGTTATTTTGCTTTTGGGTCTAATAATAAAAAATGGCAGTTTAAAACACACTGTTAATTTGAATataaagtaaaaaaaatataaagtaTTACACAAGATAATATCTAATCACGAACCCAAAAAGAAAAATATGATCAGAtccaagataataaaataaagatttgtttTAAGAATATGTATTAATTATTATTACCGGACACCTTTTTCTTTTTTTGTGAggtaaataattaatataaaataaatacaagGGAATATACATTGAATGTAGACAATTTTTTTTCAGAATTGATAAAGAATCGATAAGAAAGTCTGCTTAAATCACCAAGACGCCCAACAGACTCATTGCTTAAATCTTTGGGTCCTATTTCATTGAGACATACCATCATTTGTTTTGTTCATCGTTTGTGGTAAGTTCAAATCCCTCACATCAAATCAAATTTTATCTTTTCTTGATTTCTGAAAAAAATGGCAAAGAAATCAAAGGTTTCTGAAAAAGATCGAATTAGCGCCTGATTCACTACTACTCATAATCCTTTCATTGCTTCCAACTGAACAAGCAGTGCGTACTAGTATTTTATCCAAAAGGTGGCGGCCACTCTGCATTTCACTCCCAAATCTTGTTTTTTACCATCGAAATTGGAGGGATTCTGCAATAAATTTCGCCAACTTTGTTGATCGATTTTTAATGCATCGGCCGAATGATTTGAAAATCGAGAAATTTGGTTTACACTGTGTTGAAGATTACTATTTGGACCGTGTTGGTGACTGGATACTCAATGCGCTTGAATTTGATGCAAAAGAGATAGACCTTTGGTTCAGGTTCAGAGAAATGTTCGTATTGATGTATGAAGTGTTCTTCTGTACCTGTCTTGAAAAGCTTCAACTAAGTGGTAAAATATTAGTTGATATTCCTGAGAATGTTAAGTTTTCGAGCCTTCGGTTTCTTAAATTCGATGAAATTACGTTTTCTAGCTATGAGTCAGTTGGTGAGCTTTTGATCAAGTGTCCGTTGCTTGAAGTATTATGTATTTCGGGTTGCAAATGGCTTAGCGGATGTCGTCTGAGTATTAGTGGAGCTGCATTAAAGAAGTTTTCATTGGTTTCTTATTGGGGAATTGATGAAAAATCTACTCTTGAAATTTCAATTGAGACACCAGGATTAGAAACTCTCATACTTGATTCTTTCGCATCCGATGATATCTTTATCAAGAAGAATTTGCCGTTCCTAACAACGGCTCAGATTGAAGTCGTACAGATTATAGAAGGAGTTGCACCCAGCACTGTGTTTAGTGATTGCACGTTTGGCCTGCTAAATAAGATTACTCACGTCAAATCTTTAAGTTTAGGAGGTGAAACTGTCGAGGTAAGTGTTTTGCCTAAAtcttaacatatatatatataaactaataATTTTCATCTTTGCTGTGAATTTATATGACTTTCATGTTTTGTCTTCTCTTTTTATGAAGGCCCCCAATCGCGCATATGATTCTGATTTTAGCAGAGTTCATAATGGCTTTCCTCCATTCCATAACTTGACCGAGTTGAGTATCAGTGTTGATGACTCAGTGTTGATGAAGCATATTGTGGACAAACTTTACTGTAGGACTTACTTGAAAACTCACCAAACCTAGAGAGCCTTTTCTTTCCACAGGTGAGCTTTAAAACTGAGATGTGACGGAGTTGTACAATAGATTCTGAACTTATGACTTTTCTTTCGTTTCAATTGTTAGGGACTTGTTGATACTTTCTCTGATCAAACTTGGCGCTTCACGTGGGCCTGGTCATGGTCACATACTGCAGAATGTTTATCAATGCATCTCAAAACAGTAGATATCGGAGAATTTTCTGGTACAGTAGATGAGTTGTCATTCGTTGAATACTTGCTAGCTTTTGGAAGTGCTTTGACAAATGTATCAATTACTTCATCAAATTTGCCGGGAGGTAAAAAGGTCCGGGAGGAACTGTTAAGGTATCAAAGAAACTCAACAACTTGCAAGCTTAATCTTTTCTTTTAATTGGTTCTGCTAGCTACATGCTCTTCAAAATAACAAAGTGTATGAGGTACAATTTCTGCACTAAGctttgttttcttttcttttcttttcaccAGTTTTCTCTCTCAACATTGTTATTAATTTAGCCTTAATTTGTAATGAAATATTTACTAGGTGCATTGTTTAAGAAAGACATTTAAAATGGTAGTTTCTTGATAATTTGATTCTTCTGCTTTTTAAATGTTTAAGATGACGGGAGGATTGGTAAGATGCACAGCAGTGTCACAGCTTGTTCCTCTTGACGTCATCGAGCCATTTCATAGAGCCAAAGGTTAAGATTTAATCCTTTCTAGATTACTGGTAATTAAAAAGAAAGATAAGTAGAGGAAGTTGTACCTGGATTTCTCGCCTTAATTGCACACCGTAAAGACTCTGTGTATTGTGACTTTTAGGTGGCCCTCTCATAGGTCTCGTATGTTTTTTGGCGGATCAGTAGGCTAAATTGTTGCATTCTCATTCCTTTCCACGATTTAATGTTATCTTTCTTTCAGTCTCTATAATCTTCCCCACTAAGATCATTTTAACTTGACCACTGAACACTATTGTGTGGCAATTAGTAGATGCCTACATGATCTTTACAAGCTGGAAGCTCAAAATCTAAGTTTTACAACTCATTTTCCTCTCTGccattaaaaattaaatccagaCCTCAGAGTTAAAAATAGCCCCAAATTTTCATTGTTACCTGACTCTTCATTTTGCCCCGAGTACCAGTATTGGACATTGGTATAGAGACATGGGTACATTTTTCAGGGCAAAGCATGTCAACTTTTCAAAGTAGTACTACTAAGTCCATCCGCGTAACAAAGCCTAAACACTATAATGTATATGTCCTGAAATTAGACACTTTTATAAGGCTGCAAAGTCCCTGTCCTTTCCTTTTATATGCTTTTCCATACTTATTTTTGCAAATATGGCCTACCAGGAACTCGTACAGTGGGAGCAATTCTTTTGCATAATTGTCTTTCTTGAATTTTCTTCGTTAAGTTTTGCTATATGGTGATGGAAATACTTGAATGTAAAACAACAGATAATGTGAGTTGAACTCGTTTTGTATTAAGAGAATAACTGAAAGTAGGTTCTTACTCTATTACAGACTCCATAGCATACTGAGAGGAGGAAAGCAAAGATAAAATACCACTCACAGAGAGTGGTAGCTACAAACTAGGACAGATCCTATTATTTCTCTAAACAACCCAGAAAAGACTCAACTACTGCATTACTTAGTCATGCTGCTACAAACTCGCTAAACCCAGCTGGATTATTCAAAAACAAAGGAAAACATTATTAACGTTTAGATTAAAAAGTCCAACATATGGTAATTGGGTTGTGGATTTTAAATATGAAATGAATGTTGCGAATTTAGGTCACcagaaagaaaaaagaaatctAGATGAGATGTACCTAGGTTTCCTCGAATTGTAAATGTTTTGTCTATTGTGATTTGGCTGATCCTCCTAAAGGTCTTTCTATTTGTTGCCTGCTATTGGTTTGCGAGTTGCTCGATACTTGTTAGCAGTATTAAGTGCttatcatttttttttctttatcACTACTTCGCAATTTCTTTCTATTAATATCCACTTTCTTTCTCCACTGAACTTTCCAACATATCCACTGATCGATAAGCAATAACATATCCACTGAGCCTAGGTTATAACCAATGATAAGCACTTTGCAACACTAGTTTAGTCAGAGATATAGTCTGTAACAGTCATTGTATAGGCTTCATAAGCTAGAAGCACATAATCCTGGTTTAAAATTTCGTTTGCCTTAATTCTGGCACTCTCTCTCTGCCATTAGTGGAGGAATATTTATCGTCCTAAACTGAACTGTCCAACATAGCTCTAAAATATGCTTCCAAATTCTAGAAGTCCTTAATCTTACGAGGCTACTATTTCTGCACAGTTTTTTTGTTTTTCCGTTTCTTTCAAGTAAGCTTTTTGGGAAGGTAATTAACTGGGCTGTTGAAGAGCATAAAGATATTCATTTGTAGGTGTGTGCAATTTTTCTTCATGGCCAGATCTGATCCAATTTCTTCACGGCCAGTTTGATCCAAGTTAGGGATGTCTTAATTTtacatatataaaaaattaaacCTGTTACACGCTAACAACAATATTCCAAAAAGCTACTATTTCTGCTGTATTTGAAACTGAAGAAGTTTAGAATAAAAGCCATAATCAACAAACCCTCTTATAGAATACAATGTACTTGGTGATTATTAATGAAGTTGAAGGAGATAGCAATGCAGTTACAGTTGCATTACCTAGCTTATTTATATTTGAATAAAGTCAGTTGTAATTTCCTTTTGTTAGCGTCCTTGTCTTTTAATGTGCTGATGTGCACTGATGGGCCTATGTAGTGTTGAGTGTCAAGTTGGTAGGATCAGGGACACGATGGTCTTTTACTTTCAGTTTGTTAGGATGCAGCAGTGTATGGGGTTAAAAGGATACAGGCTGTTCCAGCGGTCCTCAATGTTTTGAAACAAGCATTCACTCACAGTTATTTCAATTCTTGCATTGTTATTCCACACTGAGTTCTTATTTTTCtttatggtatcagagcatgGTTTGTTAGCAAAGTTGTGAGGAACATTGAAATAGTGAGAAACTTTAAAGTCTTGTGTTTACAGTAGTTGAGTTGTTGTTTTCTTGGTCTGGAAAAGATAGTTACTCTCTTAGTTCTAGACTGACTCATGGCTACTAATAGGATTTCGTTTACAGATCTACAAAACCCTCTTTTCTTGCATCCCTCAGATGGACCAACATCAATAGTTGTGCCCAAACTACAAGGTGCAGGTGATTTTAGGGCTTGGAAAAGATCATTTGAAATACAGCTGTCAGCAAAAAGGAAACTTGGATTTATTGACGGAACCGTGACAAGAAGTGCCACAGATGTAGCTGAAGCAAGCCAATGGGACACATGCAACAACATGGTAATTTCTTGGATCCATAACAacatttctgaaaatattaaatCATCTGTTCTTTTTATAAATACTGCTGTGGACATTTGGAGACAACTTAAAAAGAGATTTTCGTTAACTAATGGTTCGAGAAAGTACAAGTTAAATAGAGATCTATTTAATTTGAAGTAAAACGGTATGAAAGTGAATGATTATTTTACTGGTATGAGTGGATTATGGGAAGAAATTGAGTCAATGAATGTGTTACCCACTCTCACTAGTATTACACCAGAAGTTGCGAAACTTTTGCAAGCCATAGAAAATATGAAGGAGGAGTCAAAactttataaatttttaaatgtGCTAGATGAGGTATATAGTGCACAAAGAAGCCAACTCCTCATGATTACCCCTCTGCCTTCTATGGAAGCAGCATGTGCAGCAGTACAATAAGAGGAATCTCAAAAGGAAATCCTATCTCATGGAGTGCTTGGTGATGGTGATATTATGGCCATGTACGGCAAAGGAAGCACGGATAAGAATTTGCAATGCAGTGTGTGCAAGAGAAAGGGACACAGCAAAGAAGGTTGCTGGGAATTGACTGGGTACCCTAAATGGCATTATAAGTATAAGCCTGGTCAAAAGGGCGCACCTAGTAAATGGATGGGAAATAGACCAGGGGGAGCAAGACAAGCTAACAATGTACAAGGTAATACTGTAGAGCAGTCCGTGACCATGACATGTCAACAAATTGAACAATTGCTGAAGTTAATACCAAGAGATAATTCTACAGACCAGAAAGGGAATGAAACAGATGAGGAAATTGACTATGCTTTTTCTGGTATGGTGTACAGTAACAAAGGCAAGATGAATAAGTCGATGGAGTGGATCATAGACTCAGGGGCGTCCGACCACATGACTTCATCTCTGAAAAACATGGTCAACGTCAAACAAGCACCAGGAACTTTCTCCATCACACTGCCAACTGGTGCCACTGCAATAATCACGCATATTGGAGATGTGCTGTTAAAGAATGGATTGAA
This window contains:
- the LOC141674884 gene encoding uncharacterized protein LOC141674884, with amino-acid sequence MATNRISFTDLQNPLFLHPSDGPTSIVVPKLQGAGDFRAWKRSFEIQLSAKRKLGFIDGTVTRSATDVAEASQWDTCNNMVISWIHNNISENIKSSVLFINTAVDIWRQLKKRFSLTNGSRKYKLNRDLFNLK
- the LOC141672454 gene encoding F-box/LRR-repeat protein At3g58900-like → MHRPNDLKIEKFGLHCVEDYYLDRVGDWILNALEFDAKEIDLWFRFREMFVLMYEVFFCTCLEKLQLSGKILVDIPENVKFSSLRFLKFDEITFSSYESVGELLIKCPLLEVLCISGCKWLSGCRLSISGAALKKFSLVSYWGIDEKSTLEISIETPGLETLILDSFASDDIFIKKNLPFLTTAQIEVVQIIEGVAPSTVFSDCTFGLLNKITHVKSLSLGGETVEAPNRAYDSDFSRVHNGFPPFHNLTELSISVDDSVLMKHIVDKLYCRTYLKTHQT